The sequence below is a genomic window from Flavobacterium lipolyticum.
AAGGTACCATCTCCTGATAATTTTATTAAAAGTGTTCCTCACATGAGTTTTGTTTGGGGAGATAAAAATGTAGAGTATCTTAAAAAGAGATTTGAAGCATTACAAAACAACCCTATTTTTTCTCAAATGGAATTTAGTTCCGATTTTGAGCAGTTAAATAAATGGATGCCGCTTGTTATGGAAGGCCGAGATGCTAACGAGAAACTGGCAGCTACTCATATGGAAATAGGTACCGATGTGAATTTTGGGGCCTTAACCAGAAGCATGTTCAATTATTTAGCGACACTTGATGGTGTTTCTTTACACTTTAATCATGAAGTTAAAAAACTAAAACAACGTGAAGATAAATCATGGCGTATCAAAATCACCGATCTTGCTACCGGTGATGTGAGAAAAGCTTATACTAAGTTTGTATTTATTGGAGCGGGTGGAGGTTCATTGCCTTTATTAGAAAAAGCAAATGTACCGGAAGGAGATGGCTACGGAGGTTTTCCGGTAAGCGGTCAATGGTTAAAATGTACCAATCCGGAGGTAATTGCAAAACATCAGGCAAAAGTTTACGGAAAAGCAAGCGTTGGAGCACCTCCAATGTCTGTACCACATATTGATACCCGTGTAATTGATGGCGAAAAAGCACTGCTTTTCGGTCCGTTTGCCGGATTTTCAACACGTTTTTTGAAGAATGGTTCTTACTTAGATTTACCATTATCTATAAAACCGAACAACTTAATTCCAATGTTGTCAGCAGGATATCATAATATTCCTTTGACTAAATATTTGATTGAGCAGGTACGTCAGTCTCCTAAAGACAGAATGAAAGCATTACGCGAGTATTTGCCAACAGCACGTTCTAAAGACTGGAAACTGGAAAGAGCCGGACAGCGTGTTCAGGTAATTAAAAAAGATGAAAACGGTGGTGGGGTTTTAGAGTTTGGTACCGAAGTAATTAGTACACACGACGGAAGCCTGGCAGTGTTATTGGGAGCTTCTCCTGGAGCGTCAACTGCAGTGGGTATTATGGTTGATTTGATCAGCAGATGTTTTGCCAATCAGGTGAAAACACCGGAATGGCAGTCAAAAATGAAAACGATGATCCCTTCTTACGGTCAGACTTTAAATGATAAACCGGAACTTTTAGCCGAGCTCAGAAAACATACTTCTGAAGTTTTAAAACTAAAAAATAGTTAAACTCAGATCCTAGAATAAATAACAAATCCAGATGAATTAATCTGGATTTGTTGCTTTAAATTCCTTTGTAATTTTTAGAATCTTCTCAGCCAGATTGCTCATCCAGATCAATTGCTCGATTACCATTTGAGCTTCCTGCATTTTGGCTTGTCGGGTTTCCTTGTCCAGATCATCATCTGCGGCCAAACGTTTAAAATTAACACGTTTGAGTTCTTCAAATTGTAAGGTCACGTCTTCCTTATCAAAATAAGTGTCATTTATGATCTTTTCATTTCTTAAAACAGCAATGGCGTGATCCAGATTGGAAAGAATTGTTTTAATGATGTAATTAAAAGATTCCGAAGCAGAAGTAGTCTGATGCGATTGTATGTAAGTTGATAACGAGGCCAACGCTGATAATATAGAATGATTTAATACCACCAGTTTATTAACCAATGGAAGTGTTTTTTGCTTCGATTTAGGCTCCTGCATCATTCGCTGGAAGGAAGTCATAAGGTTACCAACCTCAACAAAAGCGTTTTTTCTGGATAATCGGTATGAAGTAGGAACTTCGCCTTTTTTATTGTAGAAATCGGCAATCTCCTTCAGGTAATTTCGATTGGCCCGAATCGAATTTTCAATATGTATTGGAGTATTGATAAATTCCCAGGCTGGCCATAAAAACTGATTGGCTAAAAATGCTAAAATGGCTCCCGCAAGAGAATCGAGAATTCTAAATTGAATTACCTCGACCACATTTGGAGCTAAAATTCCATAAATAAAAACCACGTACATCGTAACAAATGTTGCGCTTATCTTGTAATTAATTTGCGTAAACGAAATACCAAGAAGCATACAAACAATAGAGAATATACTCAATACAACGTGATTTTGGACCAAAGAAACGATTCCGAATGCTAACAATCCTCCTAAAATAGTACCGAAAATTCGGTTATAGGAGCGCTCTTTCGTTAAGCCGTAACCCGGGCGCATGATCACCACAATGGTCAGTAAAATCCAGTACACATTTTGAAACGGAAGAAATTTTCCAATCACAAAACCAATTAAAATAGTTGTAGTCAATCGTATGGAATGCCTGAAAATAGAAGAAGAGTAGGATAAATTCTCAATCAAAGTGCGTAATGGATAATATTGAGGCGTTAGGAACTTCTCCAGTTCTTTATCTTTATCCTTTAATTTATAAGATTGCATCGCAAGTGAAAAAGCACGCTGGATGGTTTTGATTTTTCCCACCTGATTTTTAGCGTACTTCAGCATATTGGTCAACATCAGCACGCCTTCGGCAGCTTCTTCTTTGCCTAAAGTTTTTTCATAGTCAAAAATGGCAAACTCCAGAGCATCAAGTTCATTCTTTAAATCATTCTTGTCAACATATACACTGATGTTGTGTACATTTTTAGACAGTTTTTTTAAGGTAGAGGCTAATTTATAAGCTACATTTTGATAGGTTCGCAGTACATCCGGATGCGCGGAAAATTTTTCATGAATTTTGTTATGGTCGAATGAGGTGTACAAAGCCAGTTCCTGAATTTCTACCAAAGTGATAAAAACCAGTAACATTTTTCGATTTTGACTGGTAGCCCCCGAAGTATTTTGATTGCCAATAAGCATTTTTCTCAAATCCTCATGAATCAGGTTGAGTTCGACCTGAACGCTTAATTGTTTTTCGATGATGGCTGTTCGGTTGGCTTCGGGACTCCACAAATCCCCTCTGAGTTTTAAATATTTGGCCGTTAGTTTTATGCCTTCAGCAATTTGAAGTTCAACATATTTGTACGGCTGTACAAAGTGGAAAACAAGTGATACAATCAGATATAAAATTCCACCGATAAAAATAAAACCCGAATACTCAAAAGCCTCCCAGCCTTCATGCAAATGACCAAACGATAAGGAAATCGACAACAAAGCAGAAAACGAAACCAGAGTAGCACGCTGACCATATACTGAAATCATTGAACATAAGAACAGTAAAAAGCCTAAAAAAGGATAAAACAAAAAGGGATACGGATAAGCAAGATTTACCAGTAAGTTTACTCCCGAAACGATAAAGGAAGCCACTATAAGTCCTTTTATCTTATGGCTTAAAGAACTCGGAATATCACTGGGATGGGTATAAAAAGCCCCCAAAGCGATAGTAAAACCGATTTCGAAGTGTCCGAGAAAGTTCAAAATTAAGACAGGAACAACCGAAGCAATAGTTACTTTTGAGGCATTTAAAAAAGAAGTACTGTTGGTAAATTTCGAGATACGATCAAACATATATGGAGGTTTACAAACAAAGGTAAGAATTGTACGAATTAATTTGGCATAATTATGGATGAGTTTTTGGCGAGATTGCAAAAAATGACACATAATAGCCCTTTCGAATTATTCATTGACTATTTTTTACTATTTTTGCCAGCTGAATTAAGAGAATTAAATTCAGTGTTTTTTCAGTAGATAATACATTAAAATATTACAAATGATTTTACCAATTGTAGGATATGGTGATCCTGTTTTAAGAAAAGTGGGTGAGGCAATTACGCCAGATTATCCAAACCTAAAAGAAACAATAGCTAACATGTATGAAACCATGTACAACGCTTTAGGGGTTGGACTTGCTGCGCCTCAGGTAGGAGTGCCTATTCGTTTGTTTGTTATTGATACAACTCCTTTTAGTGATGATGAGGATCTTTCTTCAAGTGAGCAGGAAGATTTAAAAGGTTTCAAAAAAACTTTTATCAATGCTAAGATTTTGAAAGAAGAAGGTGAGGAGTGGAGTTTTAATGAAGGTTGTTTGAGTATTCCGGACGTTCGCGAAGATGTTTACAGAAAGCCTACCGTTACAATTGAATATTGTGAGGAAGATTTCGTAATGAAAACCGAAGTTTTTGACGGGTTGGTAGCCAGAGTAATTCAGCACGAATACGATCATATTGAAGGAGTTTTGTTTACAGATAAAATCTCTTCTCTAAAGAAACGTCTGATCCAGAAAAAATTAAAAAACATTACAGAAGGCAAAACATTTCAGGAATACAGAATGAAATTTTTTGCTGCAAAAAAAGGAAGATAGTATTCTAAAGTATGAATTTAGAATCAAAGAAATATAATAAATCAAATTCTTAATACTAATTTTAATAAACATGAATTTAGAGAAAATTTTAGCCATTTCTGGGAAACCAGGTTTATATGTATTGAAAGTGCAAACTCGTACAGGTTTTGTGGCAGAATCATTAGCAGATGGAAAAAAAATCACAGTAAACTTAAAAAGTAATGTAAGTTTATTATCAGAGATTTCAATTTATACTTACGAAGGCGAAAAACCATTAACAGAAGTAATGCAGCGCATTGCAACTAAAGAAAATAAAGGGCAGGCTATTTCGCACAAAGAAGACAATGCTACATTATTGGCTTATTTTAAAGAAATTTTACCTGAATATGACGAAGAGAGAGTTTATCCTTCAGATATTAAAAAAGTATTAAACTGGTACAACACTCTTCAGTCTAAAGGTTTGGTAACAGATTTAGCTCCTGCTCCTGTTGAAGCTCAAGAAGAAGCTCCGGTTGCTGAAGAAAAACCAAAAAAAGCTCCTGCTGCTAAAAAAGCAAAAGCTAAAAAAGAAGAATAGTAGTTCACAGCATTCTTTTAAGGTTCTAAGGCACTAAGTTTCGAAGTGACTAAGTTCGTTTTAGATTGTTAAAAAATGGTTAGGCTCAGCATCTTAGAACTTCAGAATCTTAGAAGCTCAGAACCTAAATACTTCAAAATATATTAATCCTGTTGAGATGTTTTCTTGACAGGATTTTTTACTTTTACACCAATCGTTACAACCCGGATAAAATTTCAAAAATGAGCAAAGAACTTCAACTTAAGGCCTTCGAAAGATTATTAATTATTATGGATGAACTTCGTGAGCAATGCCCGTGGGATAAAAAACAAACTTTGCAAACACTTAGGCATCTTACCATTGAAGAAACCTATGAGCTGGGTGACGCTATTTTAGACAATGATTTAAATGAAGTAAAAAAAGAACTGGGTGATTTGCTGTTGCATATTGTTTTTTATGCGAAAATAGGCTCTGAAACCAACGATTTTGACATGGCAGATGTGTGTAACGAAATCTGTGATAAACTCATTCATCGTCATCCTCATATCTACAGTGATACCAAAGTCAAAGACGAAGAAGAAGTAAAACAAAACTGGGAAAAGTTAAAGCTGAAAGAAGGTAAAAAATCAGTTTTAGAAGGAGTTCCGAGAAGTTTGCCGGCATTAGTAAAAGCCAGTCGAATTCAGGATAAAGTAAAAGGAGTTGGTTTTGACTGGGAAGAACCGCATCAGGTTTGGGACAAAGTACAGGAAGAACTGGAAGAATTGCAAGTTGAAGTAAAAGCAGGCGATCAGGACAAAATAGAGGCCGAATTTGGAGATGTTTTATTCTCTATGATCAATTACGCCCGTTTTTTAAATGTAAATCCCGAAGATGCTTTGGAGCGTACCAATAAAAAATTTATCAGTCGTTTTCAGTATCTGGAAAGCAAAGCAG
It includes:
- a CDS encoding malate:quinone oxidoreductase, encoding MSDKTIRSNSEVVLIGAGIMSATLGVILKELQPDIKIEIYERLDVAAAESSDAWNNAGTGHSAFCELNYTPEKADGSIDPKKAISIAESFEISRQFWSYLVEQKKVPSPDNFIKSVPHMSFVWGDKNVEYLKKRFEALQNNPIFSQMEFSSDFEQLNKWMPLVMEGRDANEKLAATHMEIGTDVNFGALTRSMFNYLATLDGVSLHFNHEVKKLKQREDKSWRIKITDLATGDVRKAYTKFVFIGAGGGSLPLLEKANVPEGDGYGGFPVSGQWLKCTNPEVIAKHQAKVYGKASVGAPPMSVPHIDTRVIDGEKALLFGPFAGFSTRFLKNGSYLDLPLSIKPNNLIPMLSAGYHNIPLTKYLIEQVRQSPKDRMKALREYLPTARSKDWKLERAGQRVQVIKKDENGGGVLEFGTEVISTHDGSLAVLLGASPGASTAVGIMVDLISRCFANQVKTPEWQSKMKTMIPSYGQTLNDKPELLAELRKHTSEVLKLKNS
- a CDS encoding FUSC family protein; protein product: MFDRISKFTNSTSFLNASKVTIASVVPVLILNFLGHFEIGFTIALGAFYTHPSDIPSSLSHKIKGLIVASFIVSGVNLLVNLAYPYPFLFYPFLGFLLFLCSMISVYGQRATLVSFSALLSISLSFGHLHEGWEAFEYSGFIFIGGILYLIVSLVFHFVQPYKYVELQIAEGIKLTAKYLKLRGDLWSPEANRTAIIEKQLSVQVELNLIHEDLRKMLIGNQNTSGATSQNRKMLLVFITLVEIQELALYTSFDHNKIHEKFSAHPDVLRTYQNVAYKLASTLKKLSKNVHNISVYVDKNDLKNELDALEFAIFDYEKTLGKEEAAEGVLMLTNMLKYAKNQVGKIKTIQRAFSLAMQSYKLKDKDKELEKFLTPQYYPLRTLIENLSYSSSIFRHSIRLTTTILIGFVIGKFLPFQNVYWILLTIVVIMRPGYGLTKERSYNRIFGTILGGLLAFGIVSLVQNHVVLSIFSIVCMLLGISFTQINYKISATFVTMYVVFIYGILAPNVVEVIQFRILDSLAGAILAFLANQFLWPAWEFINTPIHIENSIRANRNYLKEIADFYNKKGEVPTSYRLSRKNAFVEVGNLMTSFQRMMQEPKSKQKTLPLVNKLVVLNHSILSALASLSTYIQSHQTTSASESFNYIIKTILSNLDHAIAVLRNEKIINDTYFDKEDVTLQFEELKRVNFKRLAADDDLDKETRQAKMQEAQMVIEQLIWMSNLAEKILKITKEFKATNPD
- the def gene encoding peptide deformylase, which translates into the protein MILPIVGYGDPVLRKVGEAITPDYPNLKETIANMYETMYNALGVGLAAPQVGVPIRLFVIDTTPFSDDEDLSSSEQEDLKGFKKTFINAKILKEEGEEWSFNEGCLSIPDVREDVYRKPTVTIEYCEEDFVMKTEVFDGLVARVIQHEYDHIEGVLFTDKISSLKKRLIQKKLKNITEGKTFQEYRMKFFAAKKGR
- a CDS encoding DUF5606 domain-containing protein: MNLEKILAISGKPGLYVLKVQTRTGFVAESLADGKKITVNLKSNVSLLSEISIYTYEGEKPLTEVMQRIATKENKGQAISHKEDNATLLAYFKEILPEYDEERVYPSDIKKVLNWYNTLQSKGLVTDLAPAPVEAQEEAPVAEEKPKKAPAAKKAKAKKEE
- the mazG gene encoding nucleoside triphosphate pyrophosphohydrolase — protein: MSKELQLKAFERLLIIMDELREQCPWDKKQTLQTLRHLTIEETYELGDAILDNDLNEVKKELGDLLLHIVFYAKIGSETNDFDMADVCNEICDKLIHRHPHIYSDTKVKDEEEVKQNWEKLKLKEGKKSVLEGVPRSLPALVKASRIQDKVKGVGFDWEEPHQVWDKVQEELEELQVEVKAGDQDKIEAEFGDVLFSMINYARFLNVNPEDALERTNKKFISRFQYLESKAAEMGKPLMDMTLAEMDVFWNEAKKQ